aaaaaaaacatcggaCGCCGGATGCTTTCCAATCACCCATAATCGTGTTCCCTTGAGGGACGGCTATATTGGaattatgtactttatttttaaagaggcAAAAGTgatttcaagtaaaaaaaaatgttgcagaaaatataaaaactaacagACTTTGTTTCTAgcctttattaaaaaacaggGAGGGCAAATGAAAGATAGGAGGTAAACGAGATTATAAAGATTTGTCCTAATTGGCTGAAAATATCTGGCAGGCTagtgaaattgaaatataggctttgttgtattataaaatattggtcataatatcattaaaaaaaatacagtcgaattgataacctcctttttgaagtcggctaataaaatatatactgaACTTAATTGAAATTCTAAATCTATAGACaatgttatatgtattttgataCCTTCTTTTGGTCTGCACTGTACCGATTGCCTGAATACTTTCCTGTTCATTTTcagaattattgaaatttattccgaagtgtaaataagtataaatattgtgtggatttattcattttaagaGCATTGACTGCATATTTTCGTTAcaagcaatttttttagttctaTGAGAattcaatttaacaaaatgaacTTGAAAACTTtacgaaatattaaataatcaaacatAAATTGCACATCGAATCTTGAAAGAGACAATGCGCTATTTTCGGTTTCGTAGAGCGTTGTCTCTATCGCACAAAGCATGAACTGTTGCTTTGGTAGTATATGTGACAGAGATGACACTATGATACAAAGATGAAATTATCGGATTTCTTCCTAAACGTCGAAGTGGaagattatattttcatcGAGTACCGaagttgattatttaaaatttaaaatattgtaatctcttattattttatcaccgTAACAAATTAATCACAAATGTGCGGTCGACaatatgtgtaattttaatatagaaattgtaatattgaaataagttGCAATATTCACTTGACATTTTGGGgaaatcattattattgtttttcgcTTCTTTGGATTTCATTATAATGGCTTgagtttttgatataaaacatcATATCGTCTTAGGTCGGCCTGGCATTGGAATCTAAGatttaattcaaatgaatTAAATGGATAATTTAAATGGATTCCATCGTCAATTGATAAGCTCCCTGAAACCATTATAACggcacattttaaaaattcataccaCATTAAATGTAGTGattgtaaatttagtataTAAGAGTAAAACTCCTATgcgataataaaatatattaaatctttgtgctaacttacaataaattcatttataataaactatatactATGTATACCTTAAAATCAATTACGATTACTGAGCGCGCTTGGCACGCCGGGTTGGTCTGTTACATACGAGTACAATATAGCTTCAGCTATATCAACTTGATGGAATTCGTTACTTATGTATTATTagacaattaaaattgattgcaTCACCCTATATATAAAGTACATATCAAAATTTCGAtgtcattacattttttgaatAGCTAATATTGTCATGAAGTACATATCGGCATTAGATAATTTTCACACAAATTCTATCATTctctaacatttaaaaatacataaaattgacGAAGAAATTGAGTTAAACTAGACACAAGTcacaatatgtaaaatatatatggcAACAtcgtgaaataaaatattcctcTAGAATGTTGAATGAAGACATCGACAATTTAATAGGTTTCATAGTAATCAGTTATCACAATAATATGGAGCTCGTATTGACTCGGATATTAGGGAGTGTGCGATccatattttactattaagcTATTATacacaaatttacaaataaatgttcaCCTTCACTGAaggcataaaaataatattgtactttGGAAAGATATCCAATACTTTATCAGTGATTTCTGTACAAATAGaaacataatgttaataaatctgTCCGCTATAGGTCAACGTATGGAGTTCCGTCCATTTTATCGAGGTCCGCTAACAAATCTGATGAAGTTAGTGGCGCTAATATATCTTCACGTAGCATATCCAAAGGCGATGAAAGACCTTGATCATTGTCTACcatattttgaatttgagTCGAGCCGCATACTTCGACGGAATTGCCATTGATAAGAAAATCTCTGTTGCTGTAACTAAATACACTTCTATCTTCTGCGAGCTGCGGAGTCGAAGGTACGGACTTTGATGATATGCCGTTCGATGCATTGGAATAATTGTCCGTTGCGAACAATTCCCTAGAGCGTCGCGAATCGATCTGCAGGTTGGGCGCAGTGCGTTTGTACGGCAATGGCGTACTCGGAACGGACCGTGACGTGTAGTACTTGCTCTTATCCGGTACGAGGTCTGATAGATCTAATTCTATACTATTGGTCCTTTTCAAAAACTCTTCGACATTATCCGTCCCAGCATCTTCGTTACCAAAAGAATGATTGAATTGGCCATTCCTGTCTAGTAATTCATTACCGGTAGGAATAAATGGATTTAATTGTTCATCGGTTAGAATTTGTTGTTCGGGCATTGTATCGCAACCATTGGTCAGAGCATCATTGGCATTCAAAAGATTCGGTGCGGCACCAGTATTAAGTACATCGTTACTACTATCTATTGCGTCATAAATCTTGTCTAGTGTTTCTGGATTAAGACCGGCCTTCGATATGTCGCACGTATCGGCAAGCGACCCGAAATCGCTAAATTCGTTTGGTACCGGTGTGGGGGGAACGGAACCCACCGGAGTGTTATTGTAGCTCAAAAGGCCGATGTTGTTCATACCGGGCTTTAGGGGTACTGATTGAGATCTATACGAAGTGTCCAGACCCAATCCATAGCTCACCGGCTCCTGAAAGAATTGACTCACTTCTCGTGATAACGGATCGGCAGACAACGGTTGAGCCAAATCTCCGTTAACATTTTCCCGAAATAGTGAGTTGGGAACAAAGTTTAAGCACACGTGGTTTGTACCGTTTTGCATAAAGGGCGTATTTTGAagcatttgatttttatactGAGTAATTATATTTGGCGATGGCGGAGCTGACATAGGTtggcaatatttgatagaattGCAAATTGTTGATTTAGAGATAAACTTTTGTTCATTGGGCACCGCAAACTGTTTAGAACCCGCATCGTTCATGCCGAGAGATAATGGATTTCGCCTTTTTCTTCCGTTTAATTTAGGTGTTGGTCGAGAACAAAGTCGTGATCTAGGCACCGGCGTATTCCTAGGACTTACGAAAGGACTAGCGGCAGTACTGTGTGAAATAGGAGAGGTTTGAAGAGACCCGCCCATTATAACAGATTTGTTAATCTTTGTAGGACTGTGACTCCTGTCGTTAAATCCTAGTGGGgatttacaatgaaaattaCCAGGAGAATGACATGCGTCCGATATAGGGACAAACTCATACTGTTGCGTCCTAGTCGTAGGACTCTGCGGTTCATGGCAGCTGCCGTTATACAGGTGAGTTCCACTAGCCATGTTTGTTACCAACTGATTTGGCGCGTCACCTCCTAAAGGAGTACAAGAACTATTTCCATTAGGGTTTGAATTactatgtttgttattactaCTTATTTCTCCCGGGTCTGATAAAGTTGTGCCGTTCATCAGATCCACTACGTTTGCACCTAAGACAGGTTTAAAAGCTCCTTCGGCTACAGATGCATTAGACTTATCCGCCATTTCCTGAGACGTTTCTAACGGCAAATGAACATCTTGATTTATTGCAACGCTTTGTGACCCattttgactttttaaattcttagcTAACAACTCACGTAACTGtgataatttttcattttttcctTGGCTGTGTTCGTCTTGTGGGTCTTGGCTTGTTCCTAAAAAAGGCGGTGCATTAAGATTAGTGTTCCCTTGCGCCGGCGCTTCTTGGTCTGTCTCGCGGTGGTTGAAATACTGTAATAATTCCTCTTCGTGTTCTTGGCTGTTGCCTTCGTTAAGATAGTCATCTAGATCATGTTTATCTATATTACATATGCTAATTACTCGTTCTCTATTCAATATTTCCGAATGTTTCTCTTCGCATATCATGCCAGTTTTGATATTGATCTCGACTAAGCCGCAACAAGAGTCGGGCGTGGCGGTTCGCTCGGGTAAGTCTATTTTATCGGGGGAAGATGTCTTCGTTCGACAATATGGTTTGCGTAGTTTGGGGCGTTCGCACTTAGGCGTCAGAGCTTTCAGCGACCGTGTCGGACTCGCCGCCTCCTGTTCCTCCCGAGCCAGCGCCGCGGCGGTGCTTTTGGACCGGCTCGTTAAGTTTTTTGGATCCTCTAAAAAACCAACCTCGGAACGAGCAGATGTTTCAGTGATGACCGACGATGTAGACGTCTCGGCGGAAGACAAGGCCTGCCTGGCGGCGGCCAACTTGCCGCCCATTATTTCTGCGGCTCTCATCTTTTTCGGTAAGTATTCTGTTCTCGGAAACTCCTCGGTGACGTGATGCGCGGATCGCGTGTCTATTTGTGAGGAGCGGGGAGAGCCGGCCTGTGTCTCACTTTGATATGTTTCGAGGATGAGTTTTTTGCCGGGTAGCGGAAGGCGCGCCGGCGGAGGTTCCGGAGGTCGCCGTCGTTGCAATTCAGTACGTTCGGTAGATAGATCTAGAGAGGCGTCGCTGCTTAGGTTTATAGGTAAATTATGCGCCGTGTCAGCGGGTAAGGTTAAGTCGCGTGGAGCGTAGGGCGGCTCGAAGACATAAGGGTCTGGTCGATATTCGTGAACGGACATCGGATGGGGTGAGGGCGTCATGTGTGGGGGGTGGGCGCGCGGGGGGGCGCCGTAGGGGGGGAAGGGCGGCCGCACATCGTACACAGGCATGTAAGGTGGTTGGTATGCGTAGCCCGCTTCCGAAATAATTTCGCTTTCGTGTTTTACTGGAGCATGTTGACTTACATATGAAGTAGACGGCGGAGACTCTCCGCTAATCTCTTgacttttgttcttttttggTCGACCTGGAGTGCCTTGCGtctgtaataaattactataatatagaatttgtcaaaaataaaacaacgtaTTTTGTTCAAAATGTTACACTTACCTGTAATTTTCGCTTCAACTGTTTTATCAATTGTCGACCAGAGGGTTCTTCTGTAGGCACTAtgacagaaaaaatattttttttgaaattggtttgAATAGTATAATggataaatatgtaatattgcatttcaaatatgtatatcattAAAGCAAAaacatggaattaaaaaaataacacatctttatgaattaaatttttttttgcgaatttttacatattgtgGTCTTTGAAGTTCACGTTATTTTTTCGGTGTAACGCGAAACGATGAAATGCCGTAAATGCCGTCTatgtaattaatgaaattggagtttctgtatgtaatataaaaatcatgtttcgttatattgttgtatttgCAATTCTTATAtctataactattttttttactgtttgtCCGCAAGTCCCAGTTTGTTTCAGGTAATCTCCGAAATTTTACTGTAAAGTAGCTGATGTATGCGGGATTATCATACACTACATAttcttttttcgtttttttttttaaagttagttttaaaataaatgtaatcatACCATGTCCTAATGGCGGAGGCGATGCACTCGCGGGCCCGGGCGGAGCTCTTTGACTCGTACCAACTGTCACCAAGTGACGCGACAGTTCTCCTATGCTTCCGAATTTTACACCTTAAGACAATGTAAAACAGTTCATATTTGCATCACAAAGACCGATACATTTGACCGGTATTTGATAGTTGTAGAAAATACGAAaagaattgtaataataatgtgtAACTTACCAAGCTTGCTTTCAGCCCAGTCACAAACGATTCTTTCAGTTTCTCTAGGAGCAACTGTTGATTCCTGTAAACCAaacgttttatataaattgatagTTTACTATCTAGTTAATTGTGATTTTAAATGAGCCatgtgtatattaaataaaattcgttttaatttttaatacatctttgtatttttatacgcTCAAGTTCAAACATACTCTTCAAACTTGTAGTCAATGACTGTTTTTTCTTACCATAGATGCATTATGAaaggagcgtcggtggctcaaggtATAAACACTTGACAcacaatctgcaggtcctgggttcgaatacTTCCATGGACCAATGTGTGGAACATGAccattttcgatttacatctgagaagaaattcaaagatatgtgtgaagtcaacaaaCCCGCACGGGGCCAATGGGGTTGACTATGGACCTAATTTATTGTAGGCTTCCAGCCCCGATGAAAAGGCAGTATAACACATCGAAGATACTAGCGTCGTTTACGTACAATTAATAAACACTATATTCTGCAACTACTCTctctagtattatatattactttgaattaagcacagtaaaaaaaaaacaaatattatacatacttTTGATGATTCCCCTAATACAGGTAACTGCGGCACCTCTAACTTGATCTTCTTACGAAGACCAGCATAGCAGTACCTATAATATAtacacttattaaaaaaaaaatacaacattaaacaaaaattaataagagaCGCAAAAAATCCTTAAATCATACCTTGAGTTACCACGTGTTCCCAACCGACGAGGACGTACACTTGGATAAACTTGCTTCATAACCTTACCAAAATCAGCCGTTGATAATGGCTTCATATTGCTACTCATGCAATGAGCTCTGaacaaagatataaataaattaacaagtgAATATATTGGCTATCATCTGTTGATCTAGTAAGATCAAAACTAGTAAGAGCTACTAAGGTCTTGTGCTCAAAGTAAGATCCCATcttagacaaaataaaatatttttttttaatttgaaaaataacatgTACTAAAGTACCTACTTCTAAACCACATATTTAGACTATATAAAGgcttatgttatattttacattaaatggAATCTTTATAATCcactacaatttaaaaatataataatgaattattttataagctttTTGTCAATAGCTAGTAGGTTCAGACTATTAATATTGTGTGAGAAAcaataatcaataatattaatatcatcaatgtatttacaatgttcaatcaaaaa
This sequence is a window from Papilio machaon chromosome 3, ilPapMach1.1, whole genome shotgun sequence. Protein-coding genes within it:
- the LOC106712438 gene encoding uncharacterized protein LOC106712438, whose protein sequence is MDHSTPFQPWASDDNPKNDNADRELVDDAKLHRENVNHPKHRQTASYDKESVVAPISIPGPSTIPGTDSAPGASKESMMDSSKISSMQQIVENTLSQEGRQRVTQLLEAVEALSGAERLLLYLRLPTGVPPHDPLKQPINPLGSRAELQQTVTWIQTHLEVDPDVSLPKQDVYDEYIAHCMSSNMKPLSTADFGKVMKQVYPSVRPRRLGTRGNSRYCYAGLRKKIKLEVPQLPVLGESSKESTVAPRETERIVCDWAESKLGVKFGSIGELSRHLVTVGTSQRAPPGPASASPPPLGHVPTEEPSGRQLIKQLKRKLQTQGTPGRPKKNKSQEISGESPPSTSYVSQHAPVKHESEIISEAGYAYQPPYMPVYDVRPPFPPYGAPPRAHPPHMTPSPHPMSVHEYRPDPYVFEPPYAPRDLTLPADTAHNLPINLSSDASLDLSTERTELQRRRPPEPPPARLPLPGKKLILETYQSETQAGSPRSSQIDTRSAHHVTEEFPRTEYLPKKMRAAEIMGGKLAAARQALSSAETSTSSVITETSARSEVGFLEDPKNLTSRSKSTAAALAREEQEAASPTRSLKALTPKCERPKLRKPYCRTKTSSPDKIDLPERTATPDSCCGLVEINIKTGMICEEKHSEILNRERVISICNIDKHDLDDYLNEGNSQEHEEELLQYFNHRETDQEAPAQGNTNLNAPPFLGTSQDPQDEHSQGKNEKLSQLRELLAKNLKSQNGSQSVAINQDVHLPLETSQEMADKSNASVAEGAFKPVLGANVVDLMNGTTLSDPGEISSNNKHSNSNPNGNSSCTPLGGDAPNQLVTNMASGTHLYNGSCHEPQSPTTRTQQYEFVPISDACHSPGNFHCKSPLGFNDRSHSPTKINKSVIMGGSLQTSPISHSTAASPFVSPRNTPVPRSRLCSRPTPKLNGRKRRNPLSLGMNDAGSKQFAVPNEQKFISKSTICNSIKYCQPMSAPPSPNIITQYKNQMLQNTPFMQNGTNHVCLNFVPNSLFRENVNGDLAQPLSADPLSREVSQFFQEPVSYGLGLDTSYRSQSVPLKPGMNNIGLLSYNNTPVGSVPPTPVPNEFSDFGSLADTCDISKAGLNPETLDKIYDAIDSSNDVLNTGAAPNLLNANDALTNGCDTMPEQQILTDEQLNPFIPTGNELLDRNGQFNHSFGNEDAGTDNVEEFLKRTNSIELDLSDLVPDKSKYYTSRSVPSTPLPYKRTAPNLQIDSRRSRELFATDNYSNASNGISSKSVPSTPQLAEDRSVFSYSNRDFLINGNSVEVCGSTQIQNMVDNDQGLSSPLDMLREDILAPLTSSDLLADLDKMDGTPYVDL